A region from the Arvicola amphibius chromosome 12, mArvAmp1.2, whole genome shotgun sequence genome encodes:
- the Kctd14 gene encoding BTB/POZ domain-containing protein KCTD14 has translation MTIQRPNGVGAQHLRVLLSQLNKQARQVFHKGGNGEAQSFSGAGSHEPLRLESFRHVAGLCFPPISYQHQAVLCGQCELSLPTRMSLPANQLKETSQESLPANQLKEHSQESRILGFDPDIVVELNVGGQLYTTTMGTLRKHPGSKFSEILSRSAKFYKDAHGRFFIDRPGTYFGPILDYLRTGQVPTENIPEIYQEAKFYQIHLLVKVLEDMPQIFGEQVARMQFLLGVPNYRENLEVLLHLARAEAVAMRLSKVVVCVVHTEEEEAKCVEPLHILEAKKTPVVKFGPWKAGPGTEDFVYCLEKDIRAKGYTVSPQRYHLNKDPYTCFWIFIFTWW, from the exons ATGACAATTCAAAGACCCAACGGGGTCGGTGCTCAACACCTCAGAGTACTTTTAAGCCAGCTAAACAAGCAAGCACGACAAGTGTTTCACAAAGGAGGCAACGGGGAGGCACAGAGTTTCTCAGGGGCGGGGAGTCACGAGCCTCTCCGGCTGGAAAGCTTTCGACACGTGGCAGGACTGTGTTTCCCACCCATAAGTTATCAGCACCAGGCGGTGCTGTGTGGTCAGTGCGAGCTGTCGTTACCCACCAGGATGAGCCTGCCGGCAAACCAACTCAAGGAGACCAGCCAGGAGTCTCTGCCCGCCAACCAACTCAAGGAACACAGCCAGGAGTCCAGGATCTTGGGCTTTGACCCGGACATC GTTGTGGAGCTAAACGTGGGCGGACAGCTCTACACCACCACCATGGGCACCCTGAGGAAACATCCGGGCTCAAAGTTTTCTGAGATATTATCCCGATCAGCAAAATTCTACAAGGATGCCCACGGCCGCTTCTTCATTGATCGTCCTGGCACCTACTTCGGGCCTATCCTGGACTACCTACGCACCGGGCAAGTGCCCACAGAGAACATTCCTGAGATTTACCAGGAGGCTAAGTTCTACCAGATCCATCTCTTGGTGAAGGTTTTGGAGGATATGCCCCAGATCTTCGGCGAGCAAGTGGCTCGCATGCAGTTCCTGCTGGGAGTGCCGAACTACAGGGAGAACCTGGAGGTCCTGCTGCACCTGGCTCGGGCAGAGGCCGTGGCGATGCGCTTGTCgaaggtggtggtgtgtgtggtgcacacggaggaggaggaggccaagTGCGTGGAGCCGCTGCATATCCTGGAGGCCAAAAAGACACCCGTCGTCAAATTTGGGCCCTGGAAGGCAGGCCCTGGGACAGAGGACTTTGTGTACTGCCTGGAGAAGGACATTAGAGCCAAGGGGTATACAGTGTCCCCTCAGAGGTACCATCTGAACAAGGACCCCTATACATGCTTCTGGATATTCATCTTCACTTGGTGGTGA